aactagaataaacatagaaatagaaaatatagaacataaatcaaaaacctcgaaacacacaaaacaaacaccccctgccacgccctgaccaaactacaataacaaataaccccttttactggtcaggacgagaCACTGTTTCTCTTCCCCTATCTCTAAAAAATGATAAACAGTGCAAGCTTTCCCTcgttttctccctcctctctctaaatcCCAAAATGGAAATAAAGCTAAGGttctgcgtgtgtctctctctgccattctctctctgtttacataAAAAATCGTTCTACCACCCAGCTGGGTTGGTCTCAGGTCTCTGTTTACCTTTGAATGTTTGAAAGTAGTAgggcagctctctgtgtggggggTAGTAGAGGGAGTGGACACACATTTACTCACACAcagaaccagacacacacacacacacctacaattGTGTTGGTGGACAGCCAAAGAGGGAAAGGCTGAGGAGAAAGGCTTTAATCACATATATATGCTCTCTCCTGCTCTAGAATACCAGCAAGGAATCATTGACCATCCACCCTCCCAGCAGAAGTCATATAACATAACGGAGGGAACGTCTAAGAAGTTAAAAGAGAACTCTTCAGCCTTTTGGAATTGAGACTGTACCAGATCCACCAGACGTTGGGATTTAAAGCCCTCTGTTGAACCAGGCCAGCACCAGCACTTTAGACAGTCCCAGCAGCACCAGAGAAAGGGAGTTCATCTTGGATCAGACAGTATGCTGGCTCAGATCCTACAGGAGATGTGGGTGGACCCAGAGGTTTTGGAGGCCCTGAGTGAAGACCAGAGGAGAATCTTGTTCCTGAAGATGAGAGAGGAGCAGGTCAGACGctggatagagagggaggagaaggacgagagagagaggagaaccagGGAACAACACAGGTCTAAAAAaggtgcagcacacacacacacacacacacacacacacacacacacacacacacacacacacacacacacacacacacacacacacacacacacacacacacacacacaccggccctTAATAATGAGCACAGAATGCAGAATAAATCCAGACCACGTACAGTACACTGGAGTATACCTCAGAACATGACCCTGGCGTCATAGTAACTGCATATGAGAAATGAGAGTGTATATTTCATAATTTATGTTTCCCTTTCCCTGGGCGGTCACACCCACCTGTACCCTCTTCTGCCTCCTATCCTCTCTCTGCCTGCACAGAATGTTCTGTCCACAGATTCAACACACCACAGGGCATACAGTATTGGCCAGGGAGAGAGGAAAACCCTTAAaatatagaaagaaagagagagagggaacaggaggggGGGATTAAAGATGGAGACATGAGAGAGATGTGGAGGCAGGAGGTAGggatgcagggagggagagagagaggaggaatgaggggaaaagagagtgagaagaagaagagaaagtggcagagagagagagagagagagagagagagagagagagaggcactgaGTAATTCAGCATGCTTGAGCACCCACCCCACTATTCTGGGAAAACAACCCTGAAACCACACTCTACAGAAAGAGGCCTTCAGCTCATTCCAAGTTCCACCACTCTCATGAACCcacgtctctctctttcccattctattcccttctctctctatctctctcttttacccattctatccctctctttccctgtccaTTTCTCTATCTGATGGGATATAGAATGTGACCTATCCTTTCCATTGGTTCTAATAGAACAGTGTGTATATATGAAATACCCagcatcctctccctctcccccactctaTCGGATAGGATATAGAATGAGACCTATCCCCTCCAGTATATTGTACAAGCCAGCCCTCATATCAGAGCTCTATCGTCAGAAACACAGCTGCAGCGATTGATTCATTCCAcattcctgcctgcctgcttgcccgGCAGATTGAATAGCAGTGAATAGAATTGAGTAAGCCCTGTGTTTGGTGTGGCTCGTTGCTTTGAACCCCGAATATCACGTTACCCCTTTGTCTTTCCAATCTGTGCTCTATGTATCacctgggtgagtgtgtgtgtgattcaccTTAGTAGCGGTAGGATAGGCCAGGTCATCTCTCATCTCTTAACACCGGGTGTCAAAATGAGCTGTAAAACTGCTGTGTTGAGCAACAAACACTACACTTCATCATTCCTCTCACAGGCCCTTTATTCTCCTCTCTCAGCCCCATGGCCCAGAAAGACTCTCCTTACATAAGATAGTATGTAGACAACACAGTACAACTCttaaatgtcacacacacacacacacacacacacacacacacacacacacacacacacacacacacacacacacacacacacacacacacacacacacacacacacacacacacacacacacacagcctgtggCCCATCTTGTACACTTACAAAATGATTAACATATTTCCAGTATGATTTGCTGCAAGACCATTTCCTCACCTTTTGTTGCCATTTTGCTCTATATTACGTAGGCTTATCTTCACTTATCTGAATTAAAATGAATGAATTGAAATgggttctttttttacatttaggCTAGCAGCCTATTCATGTGTATCGTGTTCATATTACTGTAATGgtgacctggctgtgactagaGATTAGAGGTTTATCCCACCAATTGTTAGCCAGCTAATTAACACAGATCTGTGGTCAGATCTAAGTGATTACTGTAAGGTGAAGACCATAGACTAGTGTGTCAGTAAGGCAGTGTTTGTGCAGAGCCAATAGACTGGACAATAGATCAAGCTAGGCTACTGCAGAGCAGACCTCAGTAATGTGTTTGTTCACTGATAAGACAACAGCACCATCTGCTGGGCTATAACGGAGTACTACAACCAAACTCCACCAATGAAGTCTGACGATGGGGATAGGTTTGAATAGTTAGCTGCTGTTGTATTATCTGTGCTAGTTACACAGTGTGATATTCTATGTGTTTCTTTGTCTCCTCAGGTCACAGTAAGAGCGTGCGCTGGCTGTTGGGTCGTGATGGGGATGTGAGTGTGAGCGTGATCGGAGAGGTGGATGAATTTAGATCCTCCAAACTCCTCCAGACCCTTCATACCAACAccagactacagagcacagaaaTGAACACCCTAGTGGTTGATCTCCATACTGTGTctctactgacagacagagagaaccaccAAACCAGCTCACAATCAGCCACACTGATGCAACTCAGCGTAAGGGTTTgtttccaagtgtgtgtgtgtgtgtgtgtgtgatgtatgtgtgtgtatgtgtgtgtgtgtgtgtgtgtgtgtgtgtgtgtgtgtgtgtgtgtgtgtgtgtgtgtgtgtgtgtgtgtgtgtgtgtgtgtgtgtgtgatgtatgtgtgatgtgtgtgtgtgtgtgtgtgtgtgtgtgtgtgtgtgtgtgtgtgtgtgtgtgtgtgtgtgtgtgtgtgtgtgtgtgtgatgtgtgtgatgtgtatgCTTATGAGGCACATAAAGAGAGggcaagagggagagaaagatgtcatttctaccatacaggatgtagcTCAACAGTCTTCTTCTACTTCCAGGTTGACTCAGACGGCTCTAAGGACTCTGAGGAGGACCAGGACTCAGTCAGTGCTGAGGACGACCCAAAGGACCCCGGGGAGGACAGCAGCGACAATGAGTCAGGCAACAGCACAGACGACCTAAAGGACTGGGGCCTCTGCTACAGAACCCACCACAGCAACATCAGCCTGTCTCTCCAACCCCAGCTGTCAGTCACAGAGAAGGCCCGCCCACACGgcagaggaggtgagagagaaagagaatcaaatcaaatcaaaatgtattggtcacatacacatggttagcagatgttaatgcgagtgtagcaaaatgcttgtgcttctagttccgactatgcagagagtgtgtttttgtgtgtgcatACGTACACGCGCATGTTTCTCTGGAATGACATGTCTACTCTACACTCGATACAAGTTCCTTGACTTAACAGATATTTCTACAATcctttccctctctatctctctagtgGTGGTCAGTCATGAGGAGGAGAGCCCAGCGTTTGGTGGTCGGGTGGCCCAGCTCAGGAGAACGTTTGCCACATCCTCTCCCATTGCCAAGCCCCCTGTGCCCACCAAACCTTCACACCTGCAGCTGGTGCCCAGGTCCTCTCTGAGGTAACACCAGGGTCACCCACGCTCAACCAATCACACAGAAGAGGTACTGCCCACCTGAAGAGCTCATTTGAATACCAGGTAAAAGTGACCTACGGACAGACACTCACCTGAGGAACGGTACAGAGAAATAGGAGCTACAAGCCTAGCCGAGTTAAAGGTGGACATGCACAGCTGAGAGGGAGGAATGCTTGACACTGGTACTCTGGTGAAGTGCCCCCCTCTTTGAAGGTTTGTGGAGACTGTGTGGTAGTTATACAGTTCCACCTCTCCTTGAACTTAAATACACAAGAGGTTTGGACATGGTTAATACAAGAGCTATTTCTACATAGTTACATGGAAGTTTGTATCTGATTTGTAAATGGGGTGGAGGAAAAGATTTTGCTTTACATTTCTAATCATGAATTATGcatcatttattttaattttgCTGTCTCTCCTATGTTTGGGCCATAGGTCAAACCATCCTGGTATGTTTGGGCTATAGGTCAAACCATCCTGGTATGTCTGGGCTATAGGTCAAACCATCCTGGTATGTTTGGGCCATAGGTCAAACCATCCTGGTATGTTTGGGCTATAGGTCAAACCATCCTGGTATGTCTGGGCTATAGGTCAAACCATCCTGGTATGTTTGGGCCATAGGTCAAACCATCATGTTATGTTTGGGCTATAGGTCAAACCATCCTGGTATGTTTGGGCCATAGGTCAAACCATCCTGGTATGTTTGGGCTATAGGTCAAACCATCCTGGTATGTTTGGGCTATAGGTCAAACCATCCTGGTATGTCTGGGCTATAGGTCAAACCATCCTGGTATGTCTGGGCTATAGGTCAAACCATCCTGGTATGTTTGGGCTATAGGTCAAACCATCCTGGTATGTCTGGGCTATAGGTCAAACCATCCTGTCATGTTTTTAGTTACCTGATCTTTTGCTTTATTAATTGTGTTCATTATCTAACAGTCTAACCTCGTAGGCTTTCTAGTCATATCCTGTTTTGTATATCTGCACTGTAACTACATTTGTTTGAGGAGACTATTTATATTTTGTGTGTGAAACATATATTTCTTTGACCTGTTGATCTCTAATTCAGCTAAATAAAAATGCTGAagaaatgtgcatgtgtgtgggtgtgggtgtgcttaggcaagagagagagagagagaatttaaaaagagagagagagagagggagagaagtaagaaagagagagaattaagaaagagagagagagagagggagaatttagaaagagagaaagagaatttagaaagagagagagagagggagataattaagaaagagagagagagagagggagagaattaagaaagagagagagagagagagagagagagagagaaagggagtccTCTGTTGTATCATTTGTAGTGAGTGGTATCCATGGTGACCAGAGGTCGAGGACAACCAGACCTACCACTCACCCTACTCTGGGGTAGGATTACATCtagatttcacacacacacacacacacacacacacacacacacacacacacacacacacacacacacacacacacacacacacacacacacacacacacacacacacacacacacacacacacacactcacacacacacacaggtcacacgtGTAGGTGGAATTAATTCAAAACTAGAATAATCCAAGATGGGTTACAGTCATTTTTCTGAAGCTCCTTAATAAAACAGTGAGAGGAGGGCTGCAGTAGTGTAGCATGCTGTGCTCTCCAGTGGTTGTTGTTTACATGGAACTCCATGCTCTGGTTCACTAGTGGAGTTCCCAGCAGCTGGTTAACAAAGGATCAAAAGGGGCTAGTGGTAACTTGATTAGCGAGTGGCGGCTGGAAGGCGACAGAAACAGGCGCTaagatcagacacacacacacacacacgcacacacgcacacacacacacacacacacacacacacacacacacacacacatggtagaTGAATGTCAGGGTGGCTATATGCACACTCAGCATAACTCTATCTCTGCCAACTCAAAAAAGCCTGTCTCATGTCCCACCAGGAGAGATGAAAGTGTGTCTTTAGGATTCAGGAACGTTGACCTCTTCTTCTAagatgccctgctagagctgctgtaGTATGATCCAACCAGTGTAGCGTTACTGAGCCATGCAGCAGCTGGCTGCAGCGGCTAACATAGCTAGGTCCAACTGTGCTTTGAGAGGACAGACTCAGGGTCAGTCTGTATTCTCGACAACGCATCCATCtttatccctctcctccctctatatcgctacctctccatctctctaggtATCTGTCCGACCCCTTCCCTTTCTCTTTTTGTCTctgcctcttccctcttcccctactatcttcatctcctgctgtctctccatctcctttctcccctccccctctcctctctctctctccctctccctctccctcctgccATCTTGCAGGGCAGCAGAGCCAGACTCTGCAGGCGTTTGGTGAGGCTCCAGACCTCGCGGCCAGCGGGTGACACAGATTTCCGGGGGAAGGGGGATTAATCTCCAAATTACTGGAAAGGCACAAGGGGAATCTGGAGATTCAGGAATATAAAATCCTTTGTCCGCGAGAGAAAGAAATGCACGATAGGACATGTTTCTTATTCAGCGGAAAACTGTAACAGCGTGCCTGTCTGCTTTTTACCCTGAGTTGGCAGGACTtctgtaggacacacacacacactggttctcTGTGATCCCCTGACTGAAGGCACACAGGAAGTGCAACCATGGCCCAATTATAGCGTGACATCTCGCCTTTCCATTTCCATGGTTACGCTGTCCACCATCCCCCGGAGCGAACTGTGGAAGATTAAGGTCCTATCTTATCAGCCATCGTCGCGGCAACCTCCACCCCCCCGGTCTGTGTGAGCTGGACTCTCTGTGCTTTTACCATGTTATTGAGGCctttattgtgtgtgtgagaatgagtgTGCGTCTGCATACTACATGCTTGTGAATGAAATTGGAATTGAATCAGTGTGTGAacgggaatgagagagagagagcgtgtgtgtgaacgggaatgagagagagagagcgtgtgtgtgaatgtgttgagtgtgtggtgagtcatgtgtgcatgtgtttggtaTGTGTACTTTTTTggtcatatatgtgtgtgtgtgtgtgtgtctggaaggTAGTGATAAGGCCATCATGCATGCCTCcccccaagacacacacacacacacacacacacacacacacacacacacacacacacacacacacacacacacacacacacacacacacacacacacacacacacacacacacacacacacacacacacacacacacaagcctcaCAGGAAATAGAGAGGGATCAGTCAGCCCCTGAAATACACAAAGAGACACTCTTGAAATACATactcaccccaacacacacatactgtagacaggcagtTTCCTTGTCTTTATTCAGAAGGCAGACCGTAGAGATGTAAGAACTGGACACTAATCATGACCTAAGTACATCTACtagtcattattttattaactatGACATGAATAGAAAAACAAACATAAACATCATATTATGACCAGTCTGTCCTTCTTGGTTTGGCTTATACGGAAACGTCCAGGTCAGAAGCTTCGATGACAGAATGTTCCAAAAATGGAATATAAAAAGGAATAacatttt
The sequence above is drawn from the Salmo salar chromosome ssa05, Ssal_v3.1, whole genome shotgun sequence genome and encodes:
- the LOC106604401 gene encoding SH2 domain-containing protein 4A codes for the protein MLAQILQEMWVDPEVLEALSEDQRRILFLKMREEQVRRWIEREEKDERERRTREQHRSKKGHSKSVRWLLGRDGDVSVSVIGEVDEFRSSKLLQTLHTNTRLQSTEMNTLVVDLHTVSLLTDRENHQTSSQSATLMQLSVDSDGSKDSEEDQDSVSAEDDPKDPGEDSSDNESGNSTDDLKDWGLCYRTHHSNISLSLQPQLSVTEKARPHGRGVVVSHEEESPAFGGRVAQLRRTFATSSPIAKPPVPTKPSHLQLVPRSSLR